One window from the genome of Candidatus Eisenbacteria bacterium encodes:
- a CDS encoding SDR family NAD(P)-dependent oxidoreductase: MGIALITGSTRGIGHEVARQLDAQGYLVIATGREESSASTAASKVSARAVGLPLDVADPGSIDAVARAIRDRFGALDVLVNNAAILLDEGVSILETSREVFEATCRANALGPLLMTQAVADLLRKSKAPRVVNVSSGAGQISSMTTYAPAYSISKAALNAITVMLAAALPGARVNCVDPGWVRTDMGGDSAPRDVTKGAETIVWLATLPAAGPTGGFFHDRKRIPW, encoded by the coding sequence ATGGGTATCGCCCTCATAACGGGGTCCACACGCGGCATCGGCCACGAAGTGGCGCGGCAGCTCGACGCTCAGGGATACCTGGTGATCGCCACCGGGCGAGAGGAGTCCTCGGCAAGCACCGCCGCTTCCAAGGTCAGCGCACGCGCGGTCGGCCTGCCGTTGGATGTCGCGGATCCCGGATCCATCGATGCCGTCGCGCGCGCAATTCGAGACCGCTTCGGGGCCCTCGATGTCCTCGTGAACAACGCGGCCATCCTCCTCGACGAGGGCGTCAGCATCCTCGAGACCTCGCGCGAGGTCTTCGAAGCCACCTGCCGGGCGAACGCGCTGGGGCCGCTCCTCATGACCCAAGCGGTCGCGGATCTGCTCCGGAAATCCAAGGCTCCGCGCGTGGTGAACGTCTCGTCGGGAGCGGGGCAGATCTCCTCGATGACCACCTATGCGCCCGCGTATTCCATCTCGAAGGCCGCGCTCAACGCGATCACCGTGATGCTCGCGGCCGCGCTTCCCGGCGCTCGGGTCAACTGCGTCGATCCGGGATGGGTGCGAACCGACATGGGTGGCGATTCGGCGCCGAGAGACGTCACGAAGGGGGCCGAGACGATCGTCTGGCTGGCGACGCTGCCTGCCGCGGGGCCGACCGGGGGTTTCTTCCACGACCGGAAACGAATACCCTGGTGA
- a CDS encoding alpha/beta hydrolase, translated as MSDPTIVLVHGNFVTKRSWDGWVRRYEAKGHRCLAIEYPLRDEPVEVLRKRHPDPATGRLTLGEVLEHHLKILRALPEKPIVMGHSFGGFLTQLLVQRDVAAAAVAIDSVPPAGVPPIQLSALRSLWPVFNPLKPRTEPYLMSFKEFQYAFVHTLPLDEQRRAYDKEVVPESRVLASGALSPLGRVDFQRDRAPLLFIAGEVDHIMPARLNRTNYERYRSSPAITEFKEFPGRTHYLIAEPRWEEVADFALDWALGQVRAFPKLDTASRI; from the coding sequence ATGTCCGATCCCACGATCGTCCTGGTCCACGGCAATTTCGTCACGAAGAGGAGCTGGGACGGGTGGGTGCGGCGATACGAAGCGAAGGGCCACCGCTGTCTCGCGATCGAGTACCCGTTGCGCGATGAGCCGGTCGAGGTCCTGAGGAAGAGGCATCCCGATCCCGCGACCGGACGGCTCACGCTCGGGGAGGTGCTCGAGCATCACCTGAAGATCCTCCGCGCGCTCCCCGAGAAGCCGATCGTCATGGGCCATTCGTTCGGCGGATTCCTGACGCAGCTCCTGGTCCAGCGGGATGTCGCGGCGGCCGCGGTCGCGATCGACTCGGTGCCGCCCGCGGGCGTCCCGCCGATCCAGCTCTCGGCGCTTCGGTCGCTCTGGCCGGTCTTCAATCCCCTGAAGCCGCGCACGGAGCCCTACTTGATGTCCTTCAAGGAATTCCAGTACGCGTTCGTCCACACACTTCCCCTGGACGAACAGCGGCGGGCGTACGACAAGGAGGTCGTTCCCGAATCGCGCGTTCTCGCATCCGGAGCGCTGTCACCGCTCGGGCGCGTGGATTTCCAGCGCGATCGCGCGCCGCTTCTCTTCATCGCGGGCGAGGTGGACCACATCATGCCCGCCCGGCTCAACCGGACGAACTACGAGCGGTACCGGAGCTCGCCCGCGATCACGGAGTTCAAGGAGTTCCCGGGCCGCACGCACTACCTCATCGCGGAGCCACGGTGGGAGGAAGTCGCCGACTTCGCGCTCGACTGGGCGCTGGGTCAGGTCCGGGCGTTCCCGAAGCTCGACACCGCCTCCCGTATCTGA